One window of Streptococcus troglodytae genomic DNA carries:
- a CDS encoding nucleotidyltransferase family protein — MDEEQLKILLLANEPISRILTIIRELKLSDAWLCAGTLRNFIWNYLSGKPAFDKETDIDVVFFDQTISYEKTVRIEKELQTAYPAYQWELKNQVYMHVHSPNTEPYRNSCDAIAKYPEKCTALAAKLDNKGKLELFLPYGLDDIIQFKVQPTPHFLADKERMQVYQKRLLKKNWQNKWPQLQFLDGD, encoded by the coding sequence ATGGATGAAGAGCAGTTAAAGATATTACTGCTGGCAAATGAACCGATTTCTCGTATTTTAACCATTATTCGAGAACTTAAACTTTCGGATGCCTGGTTATGTGCGGGAACGCTTCGCAATTTTATTTGGAATTATTTAAGTGGGAAACCAGCCTTTGATAAGGAGACAGATATCGATGTTGTCTTTTTTGATCAGACGATTTCTTATGAAAAGACTGTGAGAATTGAGAAAGAGTTACAAACAGCTTATCCTGCCTATCAATGGGAGCTCAAAAATCAAGTCTATATGCATGTTCATAGTCCAAATACAGAGCCCTATCGAAATTCTTGTGATGCGATTGCGAAATATCCAGAAAAATGCACGGCTTTGGCAGCAAAATTAGACAACAAAGGAAAATTGGAACTCTTTCTTCCCTATGGTTTAGACGATATCATCCAATTTAAAGTTCAACCAACGCCACATTTTTTAGCAGATAAGGAAAGAATGCAAGTCTACCAGAAGCGTCTTTTGAAAAAGAATTGGCAAAATAAATGGCCGCAATTACAGTTTTTAGATGGAGATTAA
- the dapD gene encoding 2,3,4,5-tetrahydropyridine-2,6-dicarboxylate N-acetyltransferase, translated as MTAQKMSAQEIIAFIGNSEKKTNVKVTFEGALAAALPENVVKLGNVLFGDWKDIEPLLANLTENKDYVVEQDGRNSAVPLLDKRNINARIEPGAIIRDQVTIEDNAVVMMGAIINIGAEIGEGTMIDMGAILGGRATVGKNSHIGAGAVLAGVIEPASAEPVRIGDNVLVGANAVIIEGVQVGNGSVVAAGAIVTQDVPDNVVVAGVPARVIKEIDEKTQQKTALEDALRNL; from the coding sequence ATGACTGCACAAAAAATGTCTGCGCAAGAGATCATTGCTTTCATCGGCAATTCTGAAAAGAAGACTAATGTCAAAGTGACTTTTGAAGGAGCCTTAGCTGCGGCTCTTCCTGAAAATGTGGTGAAACTGGGCAATGTCCTCTTTGGTGACTGGAAGGACATTGAGCCGCTTTTAGCTAATTTGACAGAAAATAAAGACTATGTGGTAGAGCAAGATGGGCGTAATTCTGCTGTGCCCTTGCTAGATAAACGCAACATCAATGCTCGTATTGAGCCGGGTGCCATCATTCGTGACCAAGTGACCATTGAAGATAATGCTGTGGTCATGATGGGGGCTATTATCAATATCGGTGCTGAAATTGGTGAAGGAACCATGATTGATATGGGAGCTATCCTTGGTGGTCGTGCAACTGTTGGTAAGAACAGCCACATCGGTGCAGGTGCAGTACTTGCTGGTGTCATTGAGCCCGCTTCTGCAGAACCCGTTCGTATTGGAGACAATGTTCTGGTTGGTGCCAATGCGGTTATTATTGAAGGGGTTCAAGTGGGCAATGGTTCGGTTGTTGCAGCAGGGGCTATTGTGACTCAAGATGTCCCTGACAATGTCGTGGTAGCTGGTGTGCCTGCGCGTGTTATCAAAGAAATTGATGAAAAAACGCAGCAAAAGACAGCTTTAGAAGATGCTCTTCGTAACCTCTAA
- a CDS encoding transcriptional regulator GutM: MNFMIVFGLFALAAYAIQIMLGLKQIKHFTSIYGQLRRLGRVAIGRRSGKIRAGTIVMFAVDKDGKVLDAKKMQGITMAARFKDMPDYIGQDLHYFDSYNPLIRKENKLLRIAIEDARAVFLKTEAGIYKEFPKQTPLLDIRLQTKFLLSRFKLKKRHETKI, translated from the coding sequence ATGAATTTTATGATTGTTTTTGGTCTCTTTGCTTTAGCAGCCTATGCGATTCAAATCATGTTAGGCTTAAAGCAGATTAAACATTTTACTAGCATTTATGGGCAATTAAGGCGTTTAGGACGTGTAGCCATTGGACGTCGGTCTGGTAAGATCAGAGCTGGGACCATTGTCATGTTTGCCGTTGATAAAGATGGTAAGGTTCTTGATGCTAAAAAGATGCAGGGTATTACCATGGCTGCTCGTTTTAAAGATATGCCAGATTATATTGGACAGGACCTCCATTATTTTGACAGCTATAACCCCCTCATTCGTAAGGAAAATAAGTTACTGCGTATTGCTATTGAAGATGCGAGAGCTGTTTTTCTAAAAACAGAGGCAGGTATCTATAAAGAATTTCCCAAACAGACGCCATTACTTGATATTAGGTTACAGACAAAATTCTTACTATCACGTTTCAAATTAAAAAAACGGCATGAAACTAAAATTTGA
- a CDS encoding BglG family transcription antiterminator, whose protein sequence is MALVNRWYHILEILVAQHSVSLETMRKELNVSMKTLLTSIEQFNAILDDDIQIRQEDNLLLLDVYDYARLETILAGSLRKESDFNSSNKRASYLIKRLIQATSPLLIDDLAEEIGVSRTTINKDLKHVKDLAVEYQLCISGKPNRGLEIIGTELNLRLLYIHQVYSYFDSAALKKETYGFLEELYTAFKIPRKTQELLTKAISITVARIQRKKLLLTPIDHYVNGLAQSAIMEQLLYHIEVTYQISLSQYEQDFLSFPLNTQYIDALTYQLTDVQSLQKLYQSFVKKVKDTLLVNFDEQRLFAEIQTHLKFLINRLIFHVQANDIFHREIQNKYPLAFEMAKVAGDELKDHFSCQLELSEMSYLALYFEMILHENGTIFQSKKRRVAVVCTTGRGTAHMIKRQLKRVLGHDIEITQYSEENFNPDTNDNYFAVFTTIPLKLGQINSPVIQIRNLFDDQWLREEWQRVNHYHRKNLKTIILTFSRLAKATSYRDYLMNMTQSLEALGLVDDHFEKRILDREKEQSTIFGNGIAFPHTINQSLEKTVLMVGVLEEPYHTDHESVDLIFLVAIPNKIATQTEAELLELYDDIFRTASDKELKEALKKVENKADFITFTREKGVF, encoded by the coding sequence GTGGCATTAGTTAATCGCTGGTATCATATTTTAGAAATATTGGTTGCTCAGCATAGTGTTTCTTTAGAAACTATGCGTAAAGAACTTAATGTCAGTATGAAAACGTTGCTGACAAGTATAGAGCAATTTAATGCTATTTTGGATGATGATATTCAAATCAGACAAGAAGATAATCTTTTGCTGTTGGACGTCTATGATTACGCTAGATTGGAAACAATTTTAGCAGGAAGTTTGCGCAAAGAGAGCGATTTTAATTCTTCAAATAAGCGAGCTTCTTATCTCATTAAACGTTTGATTCAAGCCACATCACCCTTGCTTATTGATGATTTAGCTGAGGAAATCGGTGTTAGTCGAACGACCATTAATAAGGATTTGAAACATGTTAAGGATTTGGCAGTAGAATATCAATTGTGCATATCAGGTAAACCTAATCGTGGTTTGGAAATTATTGGGACGGAATTAAATCTACGGCTCTTGTATATTCATCAGGTCTATTCTTATTTTGATTCAGCTGCCTTAAAGAAAGAGACATATGGTTTTTTAGAAGAACTATATACAGCCTTTAAAATTCCTAGAAAAACGCAGGAGTTACTGACTAAAGCTATTTCGATAACAGTTGCTCGCATTCAGCGGAAAAAACTTTTGCTTACCCCTATTGATCATTATGTTAACGGATTAGCTCAGTCAGCTATTATGGAGCAATTGCTTTATCATATTGAAGTGACTTATCAGATATCGCTCAGTCAGTATGAACAAGACTTCTTGAGCTTTCCTCTCAATACGCAATATATTGACGCATTGACTTATCAATTGACTGATGTGCAGAGTTTGCAGAAGCTTTATCAAAGCTTTGTAAAGAAGGTCAAAGATACACTCTTGGTTAACTTTGATGAGCAACGTTTATTTGCTGAAATTCAAACACATTTAAAATTTCTTATCAATCGACTTATCTTTCATGTTCAGGCTAATGATATTTTCCATAGAGAAATTCAAAATAAGTATCCTCTGGCTTTTGAAATGGCAAAAGTCGCTGGTGATGAATTGAAAGATCATTTTAGCTGTCAGCTGGAATTATCTGAAATGAGCTACTTAGCTCTTTATTTCGAAATGATTTTACATGAAAATGGAACTATTTTCCAAAGCAAAAAACGCCGAGTTGCCGTTGTCTGTACGACGGGACGTGGAACAGCACATATGATAAAGCGTCAATTAAAGCGTGTACTTGGCCATGATATCGAAATCACTCAATATTCAGAAGAAAACTTTAATCCTGACACTAATGATAATTACTTTGCTGTCTTTACAACCATTCCTTTGAAGCTAGGGCAGATCAATTCACCAGTTATTCAAATTAGAAATCTTTTTGATGATCAGTGGCTGCGTGAGGAATGGCAACGCGTTAATCATTATCATAGAAAAAATCTCAAAACAATCATTTTGACCTTTTCGAGATTAGCCAAAGCTACTAGCTATCGAGATTATCTAATGAACATGACACAGTCACTAGAAGCATTAGGGCTAGTGGATGATCATTTTGAAAAACGTATTTTGGATAGAGAAAAAGAACAGTCTACTATATTTGGCAATGGTATTGCTTTTCCACATACTATTAATCAATCATTAGAAAAGACCGTTCTAATGGTGGGGGTTCTTGAGGAGCCCTACCATACAGATCATGAAAGTGTTGATCTTATCTTTTTGGTAGCCATTCCCAATAAAATTGCAACGCAAACAGAGGCAGAACTTTTAGAATTGTATGATGATATTTTTCGAACTGCTAGCGATAAAGAGCTCAAAGAAGCTTTAAAAAAAGTGGAAAACAAAGCAGACTTTATTACATTTACCAGAGAAAAAGGAGTATTCTGA
- the srlA gene encoding PTS glucitol/sorbitol transporter subunit IIC: MSYITKFAEGFMKLFQAGGNNFVGWMTSIVPVVLMLLVAMNALIALLGEEKVNKLARISAKNPLSRYMILPFISAFMLGNPMAISMGRFMPEYYKPSYIASQMQFCHTSNGVFPHINPGELFVWMGIASGIKTLGLSQMDLAIRYLLVGLLMNFVSGWVTDFTTAWVCKQQGMTLSKTLD, from the coding sequence ATGTCTTATATTACAAAATTTGCTGAAGGGTTTATGAAACTTTTCCAAGCTGGGGGTAACAATTTTGTAGGTTGGATGACCAGTATTGTTCCAGTAGTCCTGATGCTCTTAGTTGCAATGAATGCACTGATTGCTCTGCTTGGAGAAGAAAAAGTGAATAAATTAGCCCGAATATCTGCTAAAAATCCGCTTAGTCGCTATATGATTCTGCCTTTTATATCCGCCTTTATGCTTGGGAATCCAATGGCGATTAGTATGGGACGCTTTATGCCGGAGTATTACAAGCCAAGCTACATCGCTTCTCAAATGCAGTTCTGTCATACTTCAAACGGCGTCTTTCCACACATCAATCCTGGTGAGTTATTTGTATGGATGGGGATCGCATCAGGGATAAAAACACTGGGTTTAAGTCAGATGGATCTAGCTATTCGTTATCTGCTAGTAGGGCTTTTAATGAATTTTGTTTCTGGCTGGGTGACTGATTTTACAACCGCTTGGGTATGCAAACAACAAGGAATGACATTGAGCAAAACTCTTGACTAA
- the tadA gene encoding tRNA adenosine(34) deaminase TadA codes for MADLTQAEKEFFMGEALKEAQLSLQKEEIPIGCVIVKDGQIIGRGHNAREEENLAIMHAEIMAINQANRIQESWRLLDCTLFVTIEPCIMCSGAIGLARIPQVIYGAANQKFGGAGSLYNILTDERLNHRVEVERGILEKECAQMMQRFFRYRRTK; via the coding sequence ATGGCAGATTTGACTCAGGCAGAAAAAGAGTTTTTTATGGGAGAAGCTCTCAAAGAAGCTCAGCTATCACTTCAAAAAGAAGAGATTCCTATTGGCTGTGTTATCGTTAAGGACGGTCAAATCATTGGGCGTGGTCATAATGCGCGTGAAGAGGAAAATCTTGCCATCATGCATGCCGAAATTATGGCTATCAATCAAGCAAATAGAATACAAGAAAGTTGGCGTCTGCTGGATTGTACGCTTTTTGTCACCATTGAGCCTTGCATTATGTGCAGCGGAGCCATTGGTTTAGCACGTATTCCGCAGGTCATTTACGGAGCTGCCAATCAAAAATTCGGCGGCGCCGGCAGCCTTTATAATATTTTGACTGATGAGCGGCTCAATCATCGTGTAGAAGTAGAGAGGGGAATTCTGGAAAAAGAATGTGCTCAAATGATGCAGCGTTTTTTTAGATACAGGAGAACAAAATGA
- a CDS encoding YdcF family protein — MLALLAVVLFILLVASIYHEARSLLNPILLIVFLMVSYLAIVEFLYSHGYYMAYSIFLLLLISTPLLIFLGGLFLVYNGIILLHKEGFSKINFLSLFVGIMITVFFLLMIIRPKYSTHLLLNRFIASLYALLSSSFFIFGVAFIAFMLYSILYLIIPKNKHYDYIIIHGAGLLHGNQVTPLLKRRIDKALEAFRQSKNPQVKLIASGGLGPREAISEAQAIANYIRKQASDIPQDRLLLEERSHSTYENLLFSKQLAEKEMKKPRFLFVTNAYHVFRTSVYARRLHMAGDGLGCSTAAYYIPSAFIREFIAIVVYLKWLFIIFYVWFIIALIYAFFR; from the coding sequence ATGTTAGCATTGCTTGCAGTTGTATTGTTTATTTTGTTAGTGGCATCTATTTATCATGAGGCACGGAGTTTACTCAATCCCATTCTTCTTATCGTTTTTTTGATGGTAAGTTATTTGGCTATCGTTGAATTTCTCTATAGCCATGGTTATTATATGGCTTATAGCATTTTCCTGCTTCTTTTAATTTCGACTCCTCTTCTAATATTTTTGGGTGGCCTCTTTTTAGTCTATAACGGGATCATTCTGTTACATAAAGAAGGTTTCTCGAAGATTAATTTCTTATCGCTCTTTGTAGGGATAATGATTACTGTCTTCTTTCTATTAATGATAATCAGGCCCAAGTATTCAACTCATTTGTTGCTCAATCGTTTTATTGCTTCTTTGTATGCCTTGTTAAGTTCTTCTTTTTTTATTTTTGGTGTTGCCTTCATAGCATTTATGCTGTATTCCATTCTTTATCTGATTATTCCTAAAAACAAGCATTATGATTATATTATTATTCATGGTGCAGGTCTTTTGCATGGCAATCAAGTAACCCCCTTATTAAAGCGCAGGATTGATAAGGCCTTAGAAGCTTTTAGACAATCGAAAAATCCACAGGTCAAATTGATTGCCAGTGGTGGTTTAGGTCCTAGGGAAGCCATTTCTGAGGCACAAGCTATTGCCAATTATATTAGAAAACAAGCAAGTGATATTCCACAGGATAGGCTTCTCTTGGAAGAACGATCGCATTCAACCTATGAAAATCTTCTCTTTTCCAAACAGTTAGCAGAAAAAGAAATGAAAAAACCGCGTTTTCTTTTTGTAACTAATGCTTATCATGTCTTTCGAACCAGTGTTTATGCCCGCCGATTGCATATGGCTGGAGATGGCTTGGGGTGTTCAACAGCCGCCTATTATATTCCCAGTGCTTTTATTCGAGAATTTATTGCTATTGTTGTTTATTTGAAGTGGTTATTCATTATTTTTTATGTCTGGTTCATTATCGCTTTAATCTATGCTTTTTTTAGATAA
- a CDS encoding PTS glucitol/sorbitol transporter subunit IIA encodes MTKIFEAKVLAVGPEALSMIKDANMLILFGEEAPQDLADYCYKIDNKNLSGHIKKGGYLVINGNDCQITAVGSVVEKNLTELGHITISLDGSKESSLPGTLHIQSEFPVQLEAGSLIQIFD; translated from the coding sequence ATGACTAAAATTTTTGAAGCAAAAGTGCTGGCTGTTGGGCCAGAAGCTCTCAGCATGATTAAGGATGCCAATATGCTTATTCTCTTTGGAGAAGAGGCTCCTCAAGATCTGGCAGATTATTGTTATAAAATTGATAATAAAAATCTAAGTGGGCATATTAAAAAGGGCGGATATCTTGTTATTAATGGCAATGACTGTCAAATTACGGCTGTTGGCAGTGTTGTTGAAAAGAATTTAACAGAACTTGGCCATATCACTATCTCATTGGATGGTTCAAAAGAAAGTTCATTACCGGGCACACTTCATATACAATCAGAATTTCCTGTTCAGCTTGAAGCAGGTTCCCTTATTCAAATTTTTGATTAG
- a CDS encoding glucose-6-phosphate isomerase: protein MTHIKFDYSKVLGKFLASHELDYIQMQVTAADEALRKGTGPGAEMTGWLNLPQDYDKEEFARIKKAAEKIKSDSDVLVVIGIGGSYLGARAAIDFLNSSFVNLEKKEERKAPQILYAGNSISANYLADLVDYVADKDFSVNVISKSGTTTEPAIAFRVFKDLLVKKYGQKEANQRIYATTDRVKGAVKVEADANGWETFVVPDSVGGRFTVLTAVGLLPIAASGADLDQLMAGAEAARQDYSSAELSENEAYQYAAIRNILYRKGYVTEVLANYEPSLQYFSEWWKQLAGESEGKDQKGIYPTSANFSTDLHSLGQFIQEGNRNLFETVIRVEKARKNILVPEAAEDLDGLAYLQGKDVDFVNKKATDGVLLAHTDGGIPNTFLTIPEQDEFTLGYVIYFFELAIGISGYLNGVNPFDQPGVEAYKKNMFALLGKPGFEELGAELNARL, encoded by the coding sequence ATGACACACATTAAATTCGATTATTCAAAAGTATTGGGGAAATTCCTTGCTTCACATGAATTGGATTATATTCAAATGCAAGTGACAGCAGCAGATGAGGCTTTGCGTAAAGGAACTGGACCGGGTGCTGAAATGACGGGCTGGCTGAATTTACCTCAGGACTATGATAAAGAAGAATTTGCTCGTATTAAAAAAGCTGCTGAAAAAATCAAATCTGATAGTGATGTTTTGGTTGTTATCGGTATTGGCGGTTCTTACCTAGGAGCACGTGCAGCGATTGATTTCTTGAACAGTTCTTTTGTCAATCTTGAAAAGAAGGAAGAACGCAAAGCACCACAAATTCTTTATGCCGGAAATTCGATTTCTGCAAATTACCTGGCGGATCTTGTTGATTATGTGGCTGATAAGGATTTTTCGGTTAATGTTATTTCTAAATCAGGAACAACTACTGAACCTGCCATAGCTTTTCGCGTTTTCAAAGATCTTCTAGTTAAAAAGTATGGTCAAAAAGAAGCTAATCAACGTATTTATGCGACAACTGATCGTGTCAAAGGAGCCGTTAAAGTAGAAGCAGATGCTAATGGTTGGGAAACTTTTGTTGTTCCGGATAGTGTTGGCGGACGTTTTACAGTTTTAACAGCTGTTGGTTTATTACCAATTGCAGCTTCAGGAGCAGATTTGGATCAGTTAATGGCTGGGGCAGAAGCAGCTCGTCAAGACTATTCGTCTGCTGAATTATCAGAAAATGAAGCTTATCAATATGCGGCCATTCGTAATATTCTTTACCGTAAGGGTTATGTGACAGAAGTTTTGGCTAACTATGAACCATCCCTTCAATACTTTAGTGAATGGTGGAAACAGTTAGCCGGTGAATCAGAAGGTAAAGACCAAAAGGGCATTTACCCAACATCAGCTAACTTTTCAACAGATTTGCATTCTCTTGGACAATTTATCCAAGAAGGCAATCGCAATTTATTTGAAACGGTTATCCGTGTTGAGAAAGCACGTAAGAATATTCTTGTGCCAGAAGCAGCGGAAGATCTTGATGGTCTTGCCTATCTTCAAGGTAAAGATGTTGACTTTGTTAATAAGAAGGCTACCGATGGCGTACTGCTAGCTCATACAGATGGGGGTATCCCAAATACCTTCTTGACCATTCCTGAGCAGGATGAATTTACATTAGGTTATGTGATTTACTTCTTTGAATTGGCTATTGGAATTTCTGGTTACCTAAATGGTGTTAATCCGTTTGACCAACCGGGTGTTGAAGCCTACAAGAAAAACATGTTTGCTCTTCTTGGCAAACCAGGATTCGAAGAACTTGGTGCTGAGTTAAACGCACGTCTTTAA
- a CDS encoding MBL fold metallo-hydrolase, translated as MKLTTLGCWGAYPYKDEGTTSYLLTGEDGFQLLIDCGSRALNELEKEISPLDLDAVIISHYHPDHVADLGVLRHYFQLYPKHLWTPKVLPIYGHDQDTYEFSKLTLDGVSEGRTYNVNGLEQIGPFDMTFIKTVHPVVCYAMRIVERATGQIFVFTGDTGYFDGLDQFAAGADLFLADVYLYEGNENHIAHLTTKEAGKIASAAKVKRLVLTHMPPLPPEGIAPDDHLEILRAQTEKYSNGIPVELAVPHKSWQIGNC; from the coding sequence ATGAAACTAACCACACTTGGTTGTTGGGGGGCCTATCCCTATAAAGATGAAGGAACAACCTCCTATCTCTTGACAGGAGAAGACGGTTTTCAGCTCTTAATTGATTGTGGCAGCCGTGCACTTAATGAACTCGAAAAAGAAATCAGTCCGCTAGACTTAGATGCGGTTATCATTAGCCACTATCATCCAGACCATGTCGCTGACTTGGGCGTTTTGCGCCATTATTTTCAGCTTTATCCTAAACATCTTTGGACGCCCAAAGTTTTACCGATTTACGGTCATGACCAAGATACTTATGAGTTTTCAAAGTTGACACTCGATGGTGTTTCTGAAGGCAGAACTTATAATGTCAATGGTCTTGAGCAAATCGGACCTTTTGATATGACTTTTATTAAGACAGTACATCCTGTTGTTTGCTATGCCATGCGTATTGTGGAGCGTGCCACTGGTCAAATTTTTGTTTTCACAGGTGATACAGGTTATTTCGATGGCTTGGATCAATTCGCCGCAGGCGCTGACCTCTTTTTAGCGGATGTCTATCTTTACGAAGGTAATGAAAATCACATCGCTCATTTGACTACTAAAGAAGCTGGGAAAATTGCTAGCGCGGCTAAAGTAAAGCGTCTAGTCTTGACCCACATGCCGCCTCTTCCGCCAGAAGGTATTGCTCCAGATGACCATTTGGAAATTCTGCGTGCCCAAACAGAAAAATACTCAAATGGGATTCCTGTGGAATTGGCTGTACCTCACAAATCATGGCAAATCGGTAACTGCTGA
- the srlE gene encoding PTS glucitol/sorbitol transporter subunit IIB, with the protein MAYRSIKIVKGNGGFGGPLVITPTDEKHKFIYITGGGEKPEIVDKIVELTGMEAVNGFKTSIPDEEIALAIVDCGGTLRCGIYPKKGIPTVNIVATGKSGPLAQYITEDIYVSAVGMEQITSTEESAGSIETKEAKAETAQSQTGTYDTSKKITEQRAQQSVIARIGMGAGKVVAVFNQAARDAIQTLLNTILPFMAFVSLLIGFIQGSGVGKWLAKLMVPLAGNIWGLILIGFICSLPFLSPLLGPGAVISQIIGTLIGVEIGKGTIPSQMALPALFAINTQNGCDFIPVALGLSESTAETVEVGVPSVLYSRFLNGVPRVIVAWIASIGLYQ; encoded by the coding sequence ATGGCTTACAGAAGTATTAAAATTGTAAAAGGAAATGGTGGGTTCGGTGGCCCTTTGGTTATTACACCAACTGATGAAAAGCATAAATTCATCTATATCACAGGTGGTGGTGAAAAGCCTGAAATTGTTGATAAAATTGTTGAATTAACAGGAATGGAAGCCGTTAATGGTTTTAAAACCTCAATTCCGGATGAGGAAATCGCTCTGGCTATTGTTGACTGCGGCGGTACCCTGCGTTGTGGTATTTATCCTAAAAAGGGGATTCCTACGGTTAATATTGTTGCAACTGGTAAGAGCGGCCCCTTAGCCCAATATATCACCGAAGATATTTATGTTTCCGCTGTTGGTATGGAACAGATTACCTCAACTGAGGAATCAGCAGGCAGTATTGAAACGAAAGAAGCGAAAGCTGAGACTGCTCAATCTCAAACAGGCACCTATGACACCAGTAAAAAAATCACTGAGCAACGTGCACAACAGAGTGTTATTGCTCGTATTGGTATGGGAGCTGGTAAAGTGGTTGCTGTTTTTAATCAAGCAGCGCGTGATGCTATTCAAACATTATTAAATACCATCCTTCCTTTTATGGCTTTTGTATCACTTCTGATTGGTTTTATTCAAGGCTCAGGTGTAGGTAAATGGTTAGCTAAACTCATGGTGCCGCTGGCTGGTAATATTTGGGGACTTATCCTGATCGGATTCATCTGTTCACTCCCGTTCTTGTCACCTCTTCTTGGACCCGGTGCTGTTATTTCACAAATTATCGGCACCTTGATTGGGGTTGAAATTGGTAAGGGAACTATCCCGTCGCAAATGGCTCTCCCAGCTCTTTTTGCCATTAATACGCAAAATGGTTGTGATTTTATCCCTGTGGCGCTTGGTTTGTCTGAGTCAACTGCTGAAACAGTAGAAGTCGGGGTTCCATCTGTTCTTTATTCACGTTTTTTAAATGGTGTACCACGTGTCATTGTAGCATGGATTGCCAGTATTGGACTGTATCAGTAA
- a CDS encoding SDR family oxidoreductase translates to MADWLNIAGKTVIVTGASSGIGKAIVDELLDLKVKVANFDLTDNGEKHENLLFQKVDVTSREQVEAAVAAVVKNFGTVDAVVNNAGINIPRLLVDPKDPYGQYELDDAIFEKITMINQKGLYLVSQAVGRFLVAKKKGVIINMASEAGLEGSEGQSAYAGTKAAVYSYTRSWAKELGKYGVRVVGIAPGIMEATGLRTFAYEEALGYTRDKTVEDIRAGYASTTTTPLGRSGKLSEVADLVAYYISDRSSYITGITTNVAGGKTRG, encoded by the coding sequence ATGGCTGATTGGTTAAATATTGCTGGCAAAACAGTAATTGTGACAGGAGCCTCTTCAGGTATCGGAAAAGCTATTGTGGATGAATTGCTGGACTTGAAGGTCAAAGTCGCAAATTTTGATCTCACGGATAATGGAGAAAAGCATGAAAATCTCTTGTTCCAGAAAGTGGATGTGACATCACGTGAGCAAGTAGAAGCTGCTGTCGCAGCTGTTGTTAAAAATTTTGGGACAGTTGATGCTGTTGTTAATAATGCAGGCATCAATATTCCACGTCTCTTGGTTGATCCTAAGGATCCTTATGGACAATACGAGCTTGATGATGCGATTTTTGAAAAGATTACCATGATTAATCAGAAAGGCCTCTATTTGGTTAGTCAAGCTGTAGGGCGCTTTTTAGTGGCAAAGAAAAAAGGAGTTATTATCAATATGGCTTCGGAAGCTGGTTTAGAAGGTTCTGAAGGACAAAGTGCATATGCGGGAACCAAGGCTGCTGTTTATAGTTATACACGATCATGGGCAAAGGAACTTGGCAAATACGGTGTTCGAGTTGTTGGTATTGCTCCGGGAATCATGGAAGCAACAGGTCTGCGGACGTTTGCTTATGAAGAGGCACTTGGCTATACTAGAGACAAGACAGTTGAGGACATTCGTGCAGGTTACGCATCAACAACGACAACGCCATTGGGACGCAGTGGGAAATTAAGTGAAGTTGCAGATTTGGTAGCCTATTACATTTCGGACCGTTCAAGTTATATCACAGGTATCACAACCAATGTTGCCGGAGGTAAAACGCGCGGTTAA
- a CDS encoding cysteine hydrolase family protein gives MSKALIVIDIQEGLINLEPYARRQFIENTQKVIQHFRQHQDEVIFFRHSEGEGLLATETANWQIYHELQPYPEEKIVNKFYNSIFKETGLKEYLDSKGIDKLTFAGMQAEFCIDVSTKVAFEHGYQLELIGDAITTFDNDYLSAEQILSFYKEFIWDNRFAQVKNTEDILNSSN, from the coding sequence ATGTCAAAAGCTTTAATTGTCATTGATATTCAAGAAGGACTTATCAATCTAGAACCCTATGCAAGAAGGCAATTTATTGAAAATACACAGAAAGTCATCCAGCATTTTCGTCAACATCAAGATGAAGTCATCTTCTTTAGACATTCTGAAGGAGAGGGATTGCTGGCAACGGAAACTGCAAATTGGCAAATTTATCATGAATTACAGCCATATCCTGAGGAAAAAATAGTTAATAAGTTCTACAACAGCATCTTCAAAGAAACCGGCTTAAAAGAGTATCTTGACAGCAAAGGAATTGATAAGTTGACATTTGCTGGAATGCAGGCAGAATTTTGTATTGATGTTTCTACAAAAGTGGCTTTTGAACATGGCTATCAGCTTGAGTTAATTGGTGATGCGATTACGACATTTGATAACGACTATCTTTCTGCAGAACAGATTTTATCTTTCTACAAAGAATTCATATGGGATAATCGATTTGCTCAAGTCAAAAATACAGAAGATATTTTGAATTCATCGAATTAA